A segment of the Nyctibius grandis isolate bNycGra1 unplaced genomic scaffold, bNycGra1.pri scaffold_91_arrow_ctg1, whole genome shotgun sequence genome:
CACTGacacagcccccccagcccccccccggccctccCTCGGAACAGGCTCTACGGGCGCTGCTGGGGTGGCTGGATCCCACCCGCCTGCGGGACACCTTCCTGCGGCCCCTCTTGCGGGAGCGGGTGCCGGGGGGGCCCGGGAGCCGCGCCGCCCGCCAGGTAAGACCCCCatacccccccctccccgccgggtGCCACCGCACCCACCCTTGGGTGCCGCTGTGCCCCTCACcgctgtccccgtccccacagCACATCATGGGGCACCTGAGTGCCCTGGGGGCCGCCTGGCACCTGGAGCTCGACGCCTTCGAAGCGGCGACTCCCCGGGGACTGGTGACCTTCACCAACGTGGTGGCCACGgtggcccccgccgccccccgccgcctgGTCCTCGCCTGTCACTATGACACCAAGGTTTTGCCCCCCGGTCCTGGCCAGCGGCACTTTTTGGGGGCCACCGATTCGGCTGTGCCCTGCGCCATCCTCCTGGAGCTGGCAGCTGCTCTCGACCGGCCCCTGCGGCACGCCAAGGACAGGGTGGGTGACGGTCGGCCCCAGGGCACGGACCACCCCTCCCGGGACTCCTGGGTCTCCCCCTGATGCCAGGGTCCCCCCTGGACCCCTCCCACAGACATCCAAGTCCCTCCCGACCTCCCCCCTGGGACACCTGGGTCCCTCCTGATCCCTCCCTACCCAAGACACCTGTGTCCTTCCTGCCCCGGGCCACCTGGGTCGCCCCCCCCAGGCTACTTggccacccccccaccccgataCCTGGGTCCCGCCCTGGACGCCGTGGTCCCAGCAGGGCGCTGAGGTGACGCTGCAGCTGCTGTTCCTGGACGGGGAGGAGGCCTTCGGGGACTGGAGCGACACCGACTCCCTCTATGGCGCCCGGCACCTGGCAGAGCGTATGGCCACCACCCGCCACGGGCCCCGCGGCACCCAGATCACCGCCATGGTGAGTggcacccagccccacaggggtgtgggggggtgtgtctGGTGGCACCCAAGGGTGGTAGCACTGCAGTGGGGTGGTCTGGTGGCACCCCAGTGTGGTGACATGGCGTTGGCCCAGCTGGGACAGTCCCATGGCATCTGAGAGCGGTGGCACTGTGGTGTCCCTGTGCCTGTGCTGGTGTCCTCACGGCCATgctggtgtccccagagcctgctggtgctgctggactTGCTGGGCGCCCGCCACCCCGCCATCCACAGCCACTTCCCCCGCACCCATCACTGGTTCCTGCGCCTCGTTGCCATTGGTGGGACACAGGGACAAGGGGACAGGGTGGGGACAAGGGGATGGGGtagggacagggctggggatgggacATGGTGATGGGGATGGGATCGGGTGGGGACATGGAGAGGGACAAGGTGGGACACAGGGTTGGGACAGGGATGGAagtggggacaggatgggggcgaggggcagggatggggacacggaggaggctgggggtgtcACAGGAGGTTGTGCCTCCCCGGCGCAGAGCAGCGGCTGCGGCgtctggggctgctgcacaCCCTCCCCCAGGACCAGCCCTTCTTCCGcctcagcccagccccaggaccCGTCGAGGACGACCACGTCCCCTTCCTCCAGCGAGGTGACATCCCCAACTACCCCCGATCCCCTCGGACGCAccatccccgtgtccccacaccGCAGGGCTGGGCCGAGGAGCAGGGTGGACAGCTGGGGTCCGATGGGGACACGTCCACCCACTGCCCGTGTCCCTGCAGGTGTCCCTGTGCTGCACCTCAtccccctgcccttcccacaCGTGTGGCACACCCTCGAGGACACAGAGGAGAACCTGCACCCCCCCACCGTGGAGGACCTGTGCAAGATCCTGGTCGCGTTCGTGGCCGAGTTCCTGCAGCTCTGAGTCCCGCTGCCGGCCCCGTCACCCCCAGCCTGAGCCCCCCAGGGACTcggggcagccctgggctgtgctgggagccaCCAGTAAAGTGCTTGGTGACCGATGCTGTGTCCTGTGCCATCACCTGCCACAGGGCCATCTCTGGGGACGGGGACACATTAAGAGCGATCCCAGAGAGCACTATTGGGGTGACCGGGGACCCCAGGAGCACTATTCAGGCCTTGGGGGAtcagctggagcagctgggccccctcagtctccccttcctctgccccaAGATCCTGATtcctccaaaaaaagaaaaaaacaaacaaaaaaaccccattttatTGCTTGTACCGTACAAACACAAGGGCAGGTGAGAGCTGCCGGCCGGCCACTGCCGTGGCGCCGGGAATGCCGGGCCACCCCCCCCACTACTGCCTTGTTGAGGGTGGGGGGGTCTCCtaccccctgccctgctccagtAGTTTTAAGTTAATTCAACTGAATTTGGGCAACGAGGAGCTAAGTAAGAAAAAGTGACTTTTCTTGGTTCCTCCCTGCGGAGAAGCAGCACCAGGTGCCAAATTCCTACCTCCAAGCTGTGGCCCCGGTGTCAGCGGCGCCAGGAGACGCCGGGTAGCGAGTCCAGCTTGGGGGTGCAGGTGCCGCGGTGAAGGCGCCGCTCCCCGAACCCACCAGTGCCGTGCCAGCGGGGTCTGGAGCCAACAGCCCTGGGGACAGTGGCCTCCACCGAAAGGCATCCCCAAAGCGTCCGTCAGGTGTGGATCCATCGGCAACGGTGCGCGCCGGAAGACACCCGGTCCCGCCGCCAGCAGCCGGGGAGGTCAAGCTGGCGGTGCAGTGGCGAAAGCCCCGTCCCTCTGCACCACCGCaccagaggctgctgctggttCTGGTGACGCCATCGCCCACCGAGGACGTCAGAGGATGGGGCTGGTGTCACCGAGCCCGCTGTCACCGCGGCTCCGGGCTTTAAGGCACTGGAGAAGCCAAACTATTGCTTTCAGGATCGCGTTTTCCTTGGCGCCACGCTGGCCCCCGAGGCGAGGCGCTCCCCTCCGCCGAGGCGCCGATTTGGGGGTACAGCTGGTTTTCGGTCACTGCAGGCCCAGTTCAAAGCAGAGCCGGGAGGATCTGAGGGGCTGAGATGTGCCCCCATGCTGTCAGGGGGTCCGGCCCTGTTGTCCCCCCCTCCTCGGGGCAGCCAGCATCAGATCCTGGCCACAGGgtgggtgttgttttttttttccccccgctCCCTTCTGCTGTTGAAACAGCTTCTCCCCAACTGGGAGCAGCGGGTTTTACTGGGCAGAGGGCTGGCTGAGCTGCCAGGGGGTCAAAGCCAGGGTTGTGGGGAAGAGGGGGGTTGGTTTAAAAAGCTGCGAGCACTTCTAGgagttcaaaaaataaaaataataattaaaatcaaAGCAGTCCTAGGCCAGGGGCAGGAGACACAGCTCGGTGCCAGCGGGAGCCGCAGAGCAAGAGCACTTGGTCGGGGTATGGCTTCCGGAAGGCGCCGCAGTGCGACGCCGGTGAACCGCAGCGTCCCGCCCCGCTTCTGCCGGGCATGGAGGAGAAATGCCCCCCGCCGTGAGTGAACCCCCCCCCagagcctcctcctcctcggagGCCGAATCCCGCTGCTGCTGGTTATTCCCGTATGCTGGCGGAGTAGGAGAACTGGGGGAAGTGCGTCC
Coding sequences within it:
- the QPCTL gene encoding glutaminyl-peptide cyclotransferase-like protein isoform X5 — protein: MRKGAGGSRRARPAGSGPGAAPLPVPVPGPGLCPPSRRCPRPLLPLLALAAAAALLYVAWPGGERDAGPTLTQPPQPPPGPPSEQALRALLGWLDPTRLRDTFLRPLLRERVPGGPGSRAARQHIMGHLSALGAAWHLELDAFEAATPRGLVTFTNVVATVAPAAPRRLVLACHYDTKVLPPGPGQRHFLGATDSAVPCAILLELAAALDRPLRHAKDRGAEVTLQLLFLDGEEAFGDWSDTDSLYGARHLAERMATTRHGPRGTQITAMSLLVLLDLLGARHPAIHSHFPRTHHWFLRLVAIEQRLRRLGLLHTLPQDQPFFRLSPAPGPVEDDHVPFLQRGVPVLHLIPLPFPHVWHTLEDTEENLHPPTVEDLCKILVAFVAEFLQL
- the QPCTL gene encoding glutaminyl-peptide cyclotransferase-like protein isoform X1, whose product is MRKGAGGSRRARPAGSGPGAAPLPVPVPGPGLCPPSRRCPRPLLPLLALAAAAALLYVAWPGGERDAGPTLTQPPQPPPGPPSEQALRALLGWLDPTRLRDTFLRPLLRERVPGGPGSRAARQHIMGHLSALGAAWHLELDAFEAATPRGLVTFTNVVATVAPAAPRRLVLACHYDTKVLPPGPGQRHFLGATDSAVPCAILLELAAALDRPLRHAKDRGAEVTLQLLFLDGEEAFGDWSDTDSLYGARHLAERMATTRHGPRGTQITAMSSGCGVWGCCTPSPRTSPSSASAQPQDPSRTTTSPSSSEVSLCCTSSPCPSHTCGTPSRTQRRTCTPPPWRTCARSWSRSWPSSCSSESRCRPRHPQPEPPRDSGQPWAVLGATSKVLGDRCCVLCHHLPQGHLWGRGHIKSDPREHYWGDRGPQEHYSGLGGSAGAAGPPQSPLPLPQDPDSSKKRKKQTKKPHFIACTVQTQGQVRAAGRPLPWRRECRATPPTTALLRVGGSPTPCPAPVVLS
- the QPCTL gene encoding glutaminyl-peptide cyclotransferase-like protein isoform X8; its protein translation is MRKGAGGSRRARPAGSGPGAAPLPVPVPGPGLCPPSRRCPRPLLPLLALAAAAALLYVAWPGGERDAGPTLTQPPQPPPGPPSEQALRALLGWLDPTRLRDTFLRPLLRERVPGGPGSRAARQHIMGHLSALGAAWHLELDAFEAATPRGLVTFTNVVATVAPAAPRRLVLACHYDTKVLPPGPGQRHFLGATDSAVPCAILLELAAALDRPLRHAKDRGAEVTLQLLFLDGEEAFGDWSDTDSLYGARHLAERMATTRHGPRGTQITAMSLLVLLDLLGARHPAIHSHFPRTHHWFLRLVAIGVPVLHLIPLPFPHVWHTLEDTEENLHPPTVEDLCKILVAFVAEFLQL
- the QPCTL gene encoding glutaminyl-peptide cyclotransferase-like protein isoform X7; the protein is MRKGAGGSRRARPAGSGPGAAPLPVPVPGPGLCPPSRRCPRPLLPLLALAAAAALLYVAWPGGERDAGPTLTQPPQPPPGPPSEQALRALLGWLDPTRLRDTFLRPLLRERVPGGPGSRAARQHIMGHLSALGAAWHLELDAFEAATPRGLVTFTNVVATVAPAAPRRLVLACHYDTKVLPPGPGQRHFLGATDSAVPCAILLELAAALDRPLRHAKDRGAEVTLQLLFLDGEEAFGDWSDTDSLYGARHLAERMATTRHGPRGTQITAMRLRRLGLLHTLPQDQPFFRLSPAPGPVEDDHVPFLQRGVPVLHLIPLPFPHVWHTLEDTEENLHPPTVEDLCKILVAFVAEFLQL
- the QPCTL gene encoding glutaminyl-peptide cyclotransferase-like protein isoform X4, which produces MRKGAGGSRRARPAGSGPGAAPLPVPVPGPGLCPPSRRCPRPLLPLLALAAAAALLYVAWPGGERDAGPTLTQPPQPPPGPPSEQALRALLGWLDPTRLRDTFLRPLLRERVPGGPGSRAARQHIMGHLSALGAAWHLELDAFEAATPRGLVTFTNVVATVAPAAPRRLVLACHYDTKVLPPGPGQRHFLGATDSAVPCAILLELAAALDRPLRHAKDRGAEVTLQLLFLDGEEAFGDWSDTDSLYGARHLAERMATTRHGPRGTQITAMVSLCCTSSPCPSHTCGTPSRTQRRTCTPPPWRTCARSWSRSWPSSCSSESRCRPRHPQPEPPRDSGQPWAVLGATSKVLGDRCCVLCHHLPQGHLWGRGHIKSDPREHYWGDRGPQEHYSGLGGSAGAAGPPQSPLPLPQDPDSSKKRKKQTKKPHFIACTVQTQGQVRAAGRPLPWRRECRATPPTTALLRVGGSPTPCPAPVVLS
- the QPCTL gene encoding glutaminyl-peptide cyclotransferase-like protein isoform X3; its protein translation is MRKGAGGSRRARPAGSGPGAAPLPVPVPGPGLCPPSRRCPRPLLPLLALAAAAALLYVAWPGGERDAGPTLTQPPQPPPGPPSEQALRALLGWLDPTRLRDTFLRPLLRERVPGGPGSRAARQHIMGHLSALGAAWHLELDAFEAATPRGLVTFTNVVATVAPAAPRRLVLACHYDTKVLPPGPGQRHFLGATDSAVPCAILLELAAALDRPLRHAKDRGAEVTLQLLFLDGEEAFGDWSDTDSLYGARHLAERMATTRHGPRGTQITAMSLLVLLDLLGARHPAIHSHFPRTHHWFLRLVAIAAAASGAAAHPPPGPALLPPQPSPRTRRGRPRPLPPARCPCAAPHPPALPTRVAHPRGHRGEPAPPHRGGPVQDPGRVRGRVPAALSPAAGPVTPSLSPPGTRGSPGLCWEPPVKCLVTDAVSCAITCHRAISGDGDTLRAIPESTIGVTGDPRSTIQALGDQLEQLGPLSLPFLCPKILIPPKKEKNKQKNPILLLVPYKHKGR
- the QPCTL gene encoding glutaminyl-peptide cyclotransferase-like protein isoform X6; this encodes MRKGAGGSRRARPAGSGPGAAPLPVPVPGPGLCPPSRRCPRPLLPLLALAAAAALLYVAWPGGERDAGPPPPGPPSEQALRALLGWLDPTRLRDTFLRPLLRERVPGGPGSRAARQHIMGHLSALGAAWHLELDAFEAATPRGLVTFTNVVATVAPAAPRRLVLACHYDTKVLPPGPGQRHFLGATDSAVPCAILLELAAALDRPLRHAKDRGAEVTLQLLFLDGEEAFGDWSDTDSLYGARHLAERMATTRHGPRGTQITAMSLLVLLDLLGARHPAIHSHFPRTHHWFLRLVAIEQRLRRLGLLHTLPQDQPFFRLSPAPGPVEDDHVPFLQRGVPVLHLIPLPFPHVWHTLEDTEENLHPPTVEDLCKILVAFVAEFLQL
- the QPCTL gene encoding glutaminyl-peptide cyclotransferase-like protein isoform X2, which produces MRKGAGGSRRARPAGSGPGAAPLPVPVPGPGLCPPSRRCPRPLLPLLALAAAAALLYVAWPGGERDAGPPPPGPPSEQALRALLGWLDPTRLRDTFLRPLLRERVPGGPGSRAARQHIMGHLSALGAAWHLELDAFEAATPRGLVTFTNVVATVAPAAPRRLVLACHYDTKVLPPGPGQRHFLGATDSAVPCAILLELAAALDRPLRHAKDRGAEVTLQLLFLDGEEAFGDWSDTDSLYGARHLAERMATTRHGPRGTQITAMSSGCGVWGCCTPSPRTSPSSASAQPQDPSRTTTSPSSSEVSLCCTSSPCPSHTCGTPSRTQRRTCTPPPWRTCARSWSRSWPSSCSSESRCRPRHPQPEPPRDSGQPWAVLGATSKVLGDRCCVLCHHLPQGHLWGRGHIKSDPREHYWGDRGPQEHYSGLGGSAGAAGPPQSPLPLPQDPDSSKKRKKQTKKPHFIACTVQTQGQVRAAGRPLPWRRECRATPPTTALLRVGGSPTPCPAPVVLS